A genome region from Clostridium pasteurianum includes the following:
- a CDS encoding FAD-dependent oxidoreductase yields the protein MNKYKKLFEPIKIGKCEIKNRFALAPMGPLGLADAEGGFNQRGIDYYTERAKGGTGLIVTGVTFVDNEVEEHGMPNCPCPTHNPVQFVRTAKEMTERIHAYNAKVFLQMSGGFGRVTIPTNLGEFPPVAPSAIQHRWLDKICRALTVDEIKSIVKKFGDGAFNAKRAGFDGVQIHAVHEGYLIDQFAISLFNHRTDEYGGSLENRLRFAREIVEEIKKRCGDDFPVTLRYSPKSFIKELRDGALPGEEFVEKGRDLDEGVEAAKLLVSYGYDALDVDVGCYDAWWWNHPPMYQKKGLYRPYAKLMKETVNVPIICAGRMDNPDMAAQAVEDGTCDVIALGRPLLADPDYVNKLRSNKCKSIRPCISCQEGCMGRVQHYSMLNCAVNPQACKERANALNPIIKKKKVLIVGGGVAGCEAARVLALRGHEPVLYEKNDRLGGNLIPGGAPSFKEDDIALANWYAYTLEELNVEVHLNSKVTKEQILSSNFDSVIIATGSTPKVFPLGDDNKVFTAADVLLGKKDCGNTTVIVGGGLVGCELALHLAEKGKKVTIVEALSKILALNGPLCSANSDMLEKLIPFKGIEVKANSKVKEYKDGFLKMETENGIEELQCDSVILSVGYKEENSLYKELEFEVPEIYILGDARKVSNIMYGIWDAFEVANHI from the coding sequence ATGAACAAGTATAAAAAGTTATTTGAGCCAATTAAAATTGGAAAATGTGAAATAAAAAATCGTTTTGCATTAGCTCCAATGGGGCCACTTGGTTTAGCTGATGCTGAAGGTGGCTTTAATCAAAGAGGAATCGATTATTATACTGAAAGAGCAAAAGGCGGTACAGGCTTAATTGTTACAGGAGTTACTTTTGTAGATAATGAAGTTGAAGAACACGGTATGCCAAATTGCCCATGTCCTACACACAATCCAGTTCAATTTGTTAGAACTGCAAAAGAAATGACTGAAAGAATACATGCATATAATGCAAAAGTTTTCCTACAAATGTCAGGTGGATTTGGTAGAGTTACTATCCCAACTAATCTTGGAGAATTTCCTCCAGTTGCACCATCAGCAATTCAACATAGATGGCTTGATAAAATTTGCCGTGCGCTTACAGTAGATGAAATAAAATCTATAGTTAAGAAATTTGGAGATGGAGCCTTTAATGCAAAAAGAGCAGGTTTTGATGGAGTTCAAATTCATGCTGTACATGAAGGATATCTTATAGATCAATTTGCAATTTCATTATTTAATCATAGAACTGATGAATATGGTGGAAGCTTAGAAAATAGACTTCGCTTTGCACGTGAAATAGTTGAAGAAATAAAGAAAAGATGTGGAGATGACTTCCCAGTAACACTTAGATATTCACCAAAGAGCTTTATTAAAGAGCTTAGAGATGGAGCACTTCCAGGTGAAGAATTCGTTGAAAAAGGAAGAGATCTTGACGAAGGAGTCGAGGCCGCAAAATTACTTGTGTCTTATGGCTACGATGCATTAGATGTAGATGTTGGATGCTACGATGCATGGTGGTGGAATCATCCGCCAATGTACCAAAAGAAAGGACTTTACAGACCATATGCTAAGTTAATGAAGGAAACTGTAAATGTACCTATCATATGTGCAGGAAGAATGGACAATCCGGATATGGCAGCCCAAGCTGTTGAAGATGGAACTTGTGATGTAATAGCACTTGGAAGACCATTACTTGCAGATCCTGATTACGTAAATAAATTAAGAAGTAACAAATGTAAATCAATAAGACCTTGTATATCCTGCCAAGAAGGATGTATGGGACGTGTTCAACATTATTCAATGCTTAATTGTGCAGTTAACCCACAAGCTTGTAAAGAAAGAGCTAATGCACTTAATCCAATAATTAAAAAGAAAAAAGTATTAATAGTTGGAGGCGGTGTTGCAGGCTGTGAAGCTGCAAGAGTTCTAGCACTTAGAGGACATGAACCAGTTCTTTATGAAAAGAATGATAGACTAGGCGGAAACCTAATTCCTGGTGGAGCACCAAGCTTTAAAGAGGATGATATAGCTTTAGCTAATTGGTATGCTTATACATTAGAAGAATTGAATGTTGAAGTTCACTTAAATAGTAAAGTTACAAAAGAACAAATTTTAAGTTCTAACTTTGACAGTGTAATAATTGCCACTGGTTCAACTCCAAAAGTATTCCCTCTTGGAGATGATAATAAAGTATTTACAGCAGCAGACGTATTACTAGGAAAGAAAGACTGCGGAAATACAACAGTTATAGTTGGCGGTGGTCTAGTTGGCTGTGAACTTGCATTACATCTTGCTGAAAAAGGCAAAAAAGTAACAATTGTTGAAGCTTTAAGTAAAATTCTAGCTCTAAATGGACCTTTATGTTCTGCAAACAGTGACATGCTTGAAAAATTAATACCTTTCAAGGGTATAGAAGTAAAAGCAAATTCAAAGGTAAAAGAATATAAAGACGGATTCCTTAAAATGGAAACAGAAAACGGAATAGAAGAACTTCAATGTGACTCAGTAATACTTTCAGTAGGTTACAAAGAAGAAAATTCATTATACAAAGAATTAGAATTTGAAGTACCAGAGATATACATTCTAGGAGATGCACGTAAAGTATCTAACATAATGTACGGTATCTGGGATGCCTTCGAAGTAGCAAACCATATATAA
- a CDS encoding PadR family transcriptional regulator, with protein MRNLKYAILGLINRKPITGYDITKEFNSGLVEFWYARHSQIYPELKKLTDEKLISYKIVIQGEKLEKKLYTITDKGKQCFQNWLKEDGPLEATPKDVFRLKAYFCDEMDSATMMKQFKSALDKHFKRLDYLQKSMDKFLKQEDTFKLGSPEFGDYIVLNGAIIRERAYVEWLKDCIDKIVKRME; from the coding sequence ATGAGAAATTTAAAGTATGCGATTTTAGGTTTAATAAATAGAAAGCCGATTACAGGCTATGATATAACTAAGGAATTTAATTCTGGGTTAGTAGAATTTTGGTACGCTAGACATAGTCAGATTTATCCTGAATTAAAAAAGCTAACAGATGAAAAGCTAATTTCATATAAAATTGTTATACAAGGTGAAAAATTAGAAAAAAAATTATATACAATAACAGATAAGGGAAAACAATGTTTTCAAAATTGGCTAAAGGAAGATGGTCCATTAGAGGCTACACCTAAAGATGTTTTTAGACTTAAAGCTTATTTTTGCGATGAAATGGATAGCGCCACTATGATGAAACAATTTAAGAGTGCATTAGATAAACATTTTAAGAGATTAGACTATCTACAAAAAAGTATGGATAAGTTTTTGAAGCAAGAAGATACATTTAAATTAGGGTCACCTGAATTTGGAGATTATATTGTCTTAAATGGTGCCATTATAAGGGAAAGGGCCTATGTTGAGTGGTTAAAAGATTGCATAGATAAAATAGTAAAAAGGATGGAATAA
- a CDS encoding AraC family transcriptional regulator has translation MQGIRYFMNGSGGNIEVKKCYNTIHSCKMHFHNEISIGFVNRGCSKTEIYDKNYEVRSGTLLMIPDNMPHKCTPHDYNNWEFTMFYVDKEWFKEEFSFENIEFSYVNLDENIFLKIDRLFSEIEKNEMSMESECSLIKYISMFNHSELNYKKLPKISRIKEVKKYLKDNYLSDLKLNDLSKKANVSKYYLIRRFEQYYGLSPHQYMINLRINYAKKLLKHNKDFTDIALESGFYDQSHFTRYFKEYTGVTPMEYKRCI, from the coding sequence ATGCAGGGAATCAGATATTTTATGAATGGTTCAGGTGGAAATATAGAAGTGAAAAAGTGTTATAATACAATTCATTCTTGTAAAATGCATTTTCACAATGAAATATCTATTGGGTTTGTTAATAGAGGATGCTCTAAAACTGAAATATATGATAAGAATTATGAAGTTAGATCTGGCACTCTTTTGATGATCCCAGATAACATGCCCCATAAGTGTACTCCACATGATTATAATAATTGGGAGTTTACTATGTTTTATGTTGATAAAGAATGGTTTAAGGAAGAATTTAGTTTTGAGAATATTGAGTTTTCATATGTGAATTTGGATGAAAATATATTTTTGAAAATAGACAGATTATTTAGTGAAATTGAAAAAAACGAAATGAGTATGGAAAGCGAATGCAGTCTTATAAAATACATTTCAATGTTTAATCACTCAGAATTAAATTATAAAAAACTTCCAAAAATCTCGAGGATTAAGGAAGTTAAAAAATATTTAAAAGATAATTATTTAAGTGATTTAAAACTCAATGATTTATCTAAAAAAGCTAATGTAAGTAAATATTATCTCATAAGAAGATTTGAACAATACTATGGCTTGTCTCCACATCAATATATGATAAACCTCAGAATAAATTATGCTAAAAAGCTGCTTAAACACAATAAGGATTTTACAGATATAGCTCTCGAGAGTGGATTTTATGATCAAAGCCATTTTACAAGATATTTTAAGGAATATACTGGTGTCACACCAATGGAATATAAAAGATGCATTTAA
- a CDS encoding DUF2000 domain-containing protein, producing the protein MNYENTKCIIIIDKNLPIGMIANTAAILGCSLNHYIKDIVGSEVTDKSNIIHKGVINIPLPILEAESDKIKNIYTTCIKEYNDKLTVIGFNDVAQKCKDYDDYMKKLSHTEFDALNYFGICIYGDKKAINKMTGSLRTLK; encoded by the coding sequence ATGAATTACGAAAATACTAAATGTATCATAATTATTGATAAAAACTTACCTATCGGCATGATAGCTAACACAGCTGCAATTTTAGGCTGCAGCCTTAACCACTATATAAAAGACATAGTAGGAAGTGAGGTTACAGATAAAAGCAATATAATCCATAAAGGAGTAATAAATATTCCATTGCCAATACTTGAAGCAGAAAGCGATAAAATAAAAAACATTTATACAACTTGCATTAAAGAATATAATGATAAACTTACTGTAATAGGTTTTAATGATGTAGCTCAAAAGTGTAAAGATTATGATGACTACATGAAAAAATTATCACATACAGAATTTGATGCTCTAAATTATTTTGGAATATGCATCTATGGAGACAAAAAAGCCATCAATAAAATGACAGGTTCTCTGCGGACTCTGAAATAA
- a CDS encoding pyridoxamine 5'-phosphate oxidase family protein, with translation MNIEKVKEVLKPGTTGYFATANGEQLEVRGWQFQYAEGNKFYFGTNNTKNVYKQMQVNNNVAFAGVSNGYNIRISGKALFITDAKEKEEVFSKISKEVQGMYKSASNPILELFYIEHGELKISKGYEPFEVVKF, from the coding sequence ATGAATATAGAAAAAGTTAAAGAAGTCTTAAAACCTGGAACTACAGGATATTTTGCTACAGCAAATGGAGAACAGCTAGAAGTTAGAGGATGGCAGTTTCAGTATGCTGAAGGAAATAAATTTTATTTCGGAACTAATAATACAAAAAATGTGTATAAGCAAATGCAGGTAAATAACAATGTTGCTTTTGCTGGGGTAAGTAATGGTTATAATATTAGAATTTCAGGAAAAGCATTATTTATTACAGATGCAAAAGAAAAAGAAGAAGTTTTTTCGAAAATAAGTAAGGAAGTTCAAGGAATGTATAAGAGTGCATCAAACCCTATATTGGAACTCTTCTACATAGAACATGGAGAGCTTAAGATAAGTAAGGGATATGAACCTTTTGAGGTAGTAAAATTTTAA
- a CDS encoding VOC family protein translates to MNLSFEINSLYICVKDMNRAIDFYEKLLGQAVTERNDIYSVFDINGFRYGLFANYKTGEKKNFGNNCLPSFTVNDIDLIEEKLKELNCPIVFPLTKIGTNSVLEFTDSEGNDIEITCPIEN, encoded by the coding sequence ATGAATCTATCCTTTGAAATAAACTCACTTTACATATGTGTAAAAGATATGAACAGAGCCATTGATTTTTATGAAAAATTATTAGGACAAGCTGTCACTGAAAGAAATGATATATACAGTGTTTTTGATATTAATGGATTCAGATACGGATTATTTGCAAATTACAAAACAGGTGAGAAAAAAAACTTTGGTAACAATTGCCTTCCAAGTTTTACTGTAAATGATATTGATTTAATTGAGGAAAAACTTAAGGAATTAAATTGTCCAATCGTCTTTCCTCTTACAAAAATAGGTACAAATTCAGTTCTAGAATTTACAGATAGTGAAGGGAATGATATTGAAATCACTTGTCCTATAGAAAACTAA
- a CDS encoding HelD family protein: MKSEGEELQYLQKTIDIINKNLKNEEKEIKFKIKNVISSRKEMWQENVHFSDDFDRIPEMNQYLSEVNKETVDYISRKNKINKYKKMIKSPYFGRFDFLEKDSEDLEKIYVGAYSLMDDENDEILVYDWRAPICSIFYRCENGKGSYVSPVGTISGDVLLKRQYKIQNSKLNYYFDSNVFIGDKILQEVLSQNSSSNMRSIIQTIQKDQDVAIRDTENELLIIQGVVGSGKTSIALHRIAYLLYEGLENRITNNDVIIISPNVIFGKYISSVLPELGEKSVREITFDDIADKLLEKRFLIEKRHEQLDNIISSQGCREYNVKLEGVKFKGSQDFVKLMDKLIKYAERSYIQFKDVYYDGKIIETKDQLENFFLNNKTNMPVTKRLKRIENMIFNKVHSLRKVRLAKIEKVVAKAGNHPLEIKSFSRLLAIREARVFSKNLKSFTEIDYFDLYKLIFENEELFMRLSKGIQLPENIEYIIERTKDNIRNKKISYEDCAPLLYLKIKLEGNNNFEGIKQVVIDEAQDYYPIQYEVFKSLFKNARYTILGDFNQTLEKSGDVSIYNTVQKILNKKKSAKIFLNKSYRSSLEINEFSKRILDSNATIEPFERHEQKPKVIYEENLGLMDEAIAEEIKKFYSEGYETIAIICKTIKAAKVIKENLKKFIKVEVLDNADMEFNEVPVVVAAHLSKGLEFDVVILYDVSENNYKTEFDRKLIYISCTRALHRLELYYTGNRSKFIK, translated from the coding sequence GTGAAAAGTGAAGGAGAAGAATTGCAATACCTTCAGAAAACTATTGATATTATTAATAAAAATTTGAAAAATGAAGAAAAGGAAATTAAATTTAAAATAAAGAACGTAATATCTTCGAGAAAAGAAATGTGGCAGGAAAATGTGCATTTCTCAGATGATTTTGATAGGATACCAGAGATGAATCAGTATTTATCTGAAGTTAATAAAGAGACTGTAGATTACATTTCAAGAAAAAATAAAATAAATAAGTACAAGAAGATGATAAAATCACCGTACTTTGGAAGGTTTGATTTTTTAGAAAAAGACTCTGAAGATTTAGAAAAAATTTATGTAGGAGCTTACAGTTTAATGGATGATGAGAATGATGAAATTCTTGTATACGATTGGCGTGCTCCAATTTGCAGCATATTTTATCGATGTGAAAATGGCAAGGGCAGCTATGTATCTCCAGTTGGAACAATTTCTGGAGATGTACTTTTAAAGCGTCAATATAAAATTCAAAATTCAAAACTTAATTATTATTTTGATAGCAATGTGTTTATAGGCGATAAAATTCTTCAAGAGGTTTTAAGCCAAAATTCATCTTCTAACATGAGGAGTATAATACAAACTATACAAAAAGATCAAGATGTAGCTATAAGAGATACAGAAAATGAACTTTTAATAATACAGGGTGTTGTAGGAAGTGGAAAAACATCCATAGCGCTGCATAGGATCGCATATTTACTGTACGAAGGGTTAGAAAACAGAATTACAAACAATGATGTAATTATAATTTCGCCTAATGTAATATTTGGAAAATACATTTCTAGTGTTTTACCAGAACTAGGAGAAAAAAGTGTTAGAGAAATAACTTTTGACGATATTGCAGATAAACTTTTAGAAAAAAGATTTTTAATTGAAAAAAGACATGAACAATTAGATAATATAATTTCTTCCCAGGGATGTAGAGAGTATAATGTAAAGCTTGAAGGAGTAAAATTTAAAGGCTCACAAGATTTTGTGAAATTAATGGATAAATTGATAAAGTATGCTGAACGTTCATATATTCAATTTAAGGATGTATATTATGATGGAAAAATAATTGAAACAAAGGATCAGCTTGAAAATTTTTTCTTGAACAATAAAACGAATATGCCAGTGACAAAACGTTTAAAAAGAATTGAAAATATGATATTTAATAAGGTGCATTCTCTAAGAAAGGTAAGGCTTGCTAAAATTGAAAAGGTTGTAGCAAAAGCTGGCAATCATCCCTTAGAGATAAAAAGCTTCAGTAGACTTCTTGCTATTAGAGAAGCAAGAGTATTTTCAAAGAATTTAAAGAGCTTTACAGAAATAGATTACTTTGATTTATATAAATTGATTTTTGAGAATGAAGAACTTTTTATGAGACTATCAAAGGGTATACAATTACCAGAGAATATAGAATATATAATTGAAAGAACTAAAGATAATATCAGAAACAAAAAAATTTCATATGAGGATTGTGCTCCTCTTTTATATTTAAAAATAAAGCTTGAAGGTAATAATAACTTTGAAGGAATTAAGCAAGTAGTTATTGATGAGGCTCAAGATTATTATCCAATTCAATATGAGGTGTTTAAAAGCTTATTTAAAAATGCTAGATACACAATACTCGGAGATTTTAATCAAACCCTTGAAAAAAGTGGGGATGTAAGTATTTATAATACAGTTCAGAAAATATTGAATAAGAAAAAATCCGCAAAAATTTTTCTTAATAAGAGTTATAGAAGTTCACTTGAAATTAATGAATTTTCTAAAAGAATATTAGATAGTAATGCAACCATAGAACCATTTGAAAGACATGAGCAAAAACCAAAAGTTATTTATGAAGAAAATCTTGGTCTTATGGATGAGGCTATTGCAGAAGAAATTAAAAAATTTTATAGTGAAGGATACGAAACTATTGCAATAATTTGCAAGACAATTAAAGCTGCAAAAGTAATTAAAGAAAACCTAAAAAAGTTTATAAAGGTGGAAGTATTAGATAATGCCGATATGGAATTTAATGAGGTGCCGGTAGTAGTAGCAGCTCATTTATCAAAGGGATTAGAATTCGATGTGGTAATTTTATATGATGTTTCTGAAAACAATTATAAAACTGAGTTTGACAGAAAACTTATATATATATCATGTACTAGAGCACTCCATAGATTAGAATTATATTATACAGGGAATAGAAGTAAATTTATTAAGTAA